In a single window of the Candidatus Angelobacter sp. genome:
- a CDS encoding ABC transporter ATP-binding protein, translating to MRDDTLPDGDNVLLVARGLIKALGGKRVVDGIDLECRAGEVLGLLGPNGAGKTTTLRMCYGFLRPDAGQVRIAGHDLANDGDRARRALGVCTQDDTFDGEFTVRGNLVQTGRYYRPRQADILQRIDALIERFGLGPYADQKPQTLSGGFKRRL from the coding sequence ATGCGCGATGACACATTACCTGACGGTGATAATGTATTGCTTGTTGCCAGGGGTCTGATCAAGGCGCTCGGCGGAAAGCGTGTGGTGGACGGCATTGATCTCGAATGCCGTGCGGGCGAGGTGTTGGGATTGTTGGGGCCGAACGGCGCCGGCAAGACGACCACGTTGCGCATGTGCTATGGATTTCTTCGACCCGATGCCGGCCAAGTCCGCATCGCCGGGCATGACCTCGCAAACGATGGTGACCGGGCGCGCCGCGCGCTCGGTGTTTGCACGCAGGACGACACGTTTGATGGCGAATTCACGGTGCGCGGCAATCTGGTGCAGACGGGCCGTTACTATCGTCCACGCCAGGCGGACATTTTGCAGCGCATTGACGCGTTAATCGAACGGTTCGGCCTCGGGCCTTACGCCGATCAAAAACCGCAGACCCTTTCCGGCGGATTCAAGCGGCGCCTGAT